The Sedimentibacter sp. zth1 DNA segment TTCCTTTAATTTTTTCTTTACATCTTTGATAACTTTGGCATTTTCGGTTACGTCTTCTCCGTAGTTAATTCCATCTCCTCTTGTAATAGCTGTTTTTATCTCTCCGTCTTCATATCTTAATGCCATTGATAATCCATCTATTTTTCTCTCAACAATAAACGTAGGATCAACCAATTCCCTCTTCATATCATTTACAAATTCATAAACTTCTTCTTTTGAGAATACGTCCTGTAAACTAAGCATTGGTACCCTGTGTGCCACTAATACCCCAGCTTCTCTTTTTGCTTTTCCACCTACTTTTTGAGTAGGAGAATCCAATGTAACAAGTTCAGGGTGTTCCTTTTCTATTTTCTTTAGTTTCTGCATTAGCATATCATACTCATAATCAGTTATTTCAGGATTATCTTGATTATAATATTTTTCGTTATGATATCTAATTTGTTCAACTAAACTTCTATATTCATCTATCATAATAACCTCATCTTAATTTTACTATTTTTATGTAGAATTATTTTATTAACTTCCCACATTTTAATACTAGTATTCCCAAATTTATATTTTCTCTATTGGAGCAAAACTCATCATAACTGTTTTCAATCCCTTTTCATCAAAGGCAATAGTAGCTTTTAAATCTTTTCCTTCACCAACCAAAGATACTATCGTTCCAATTCCCCATGCTTTATGTTTTATCTTATCACCTATCATCATTTTATCTGATTTGAGATTTGTAGTTTGTTTCACAGGTTGCTCCTGTAAATATTGATCTATACTAATTTCTTTTATTCCACTGTTAGAAATATCATCTAAATTACTTTTTAAATCTTCAGCTTTTAAATCATCATATACGTCCCTAACCTTTATATCTTCATTAATAAACGAATTACCCGTAAAAAGCGAATTTTTATGATTTTTCTTTTTACTTTTAGAAAAACTATTGAAACTCATTTCTCCGTCATTAAAGTAATCATCAAAATCTCCACTAGATTTTTTATATTTTGACTCTTTTGAATAGGGTTTTGATACAGGTCTATCTAAATATTTAGCTGGAATTTCTTCTATAAATCTTGAAGGTCCACGCATTTCGTGTCTACCATATACCATTCTCTCATTGCTATATGATAAATACAGCCTTTTCTTAGCACGTGTAGCTGCAACATAAAATAGTCTTCTTTCCTCTTCTAAATCCTCGTCTATACCACCATCTCTAATGATAGGAAATGTCATTTCTTCAAGTCCAGCTACCAATACTACGTCATATTCAAGACCTTTAGCACTATGAACAGTTAGTAATGTTACTCTTTCGTTTTCTGTTTCATCTGTTTTATCAGTATCTGATAAAAGAGCAACATGTGCTAAAAAATCCTCTAAAGCATTTTCTTCATATCTTTCTTCAAAGTCTTTAGCAGCGGATAAAAATTCCTGTATATTTTCAAGTCTTGACATGCCCTCAATACTTTGGTCTTCTTCAATCATTTTCTCATACTTAGTATCTTTATACACAGCTTCGATAAACTCATATAGTGATAGAACATCTTTCTTCACCATTAGCATTTCCATCACTTGTATAAAACTCTCTATACCCCTTATTCCAGCGGCTGGAATTTCAAGCTCTTTTGCATCATAACAAGCTTCAAATAAGGATATTTGTTGTTCTGTAGCATATTGAGATAATGACGCAATAGCCTTCGGACCAATTTTTCTTCTTGGTAAATTTATAATCCTCATGAAATTTATATCATCTCTTGAGTTTTGAATAAGCATTAGATATGCCATGATATCTTTTATTTCTTTTCTGCCGTAGAATTTAAGTCCTCCTACTATTTTGTATGGAATACCTAAAGTAATTAACCCTTCCTCAAGTGCACGAGATTGAGCATTTGCTCTATAAAGAATTGCAATTTCAGAGTATGGTATATCATTTTTATCATATTCCTTTTTAATATTAGAGGCAATCATAAAGGCTTCTTCTTTTTCGTTGTCAGTATTGATAAGTGTAATTAAGTCCCCATCATCATCATCAGTATAAAGTTCTTTACCTTTTCTGTTAAAATTATTTTTAATTACACTATTTGCCGCATTCAAAATAATGCTTGTAGAACGATAATTTCTTTCTAGTTTTACAACCTTTGCGTTTTCAAAATCCTTTTCAAAATCAAGTATATTGCTTATATCTGCCCCACGCCATCCGTATATAGATTGGTCATCATCACCAACTACAAATACGTTGTTTTGACCATTTGACTTTTTACCAAGAATTTTGACAAGATTGTATTGAACATTGTTTGTATCCTGATACTCATCAACAAGTATGTATTTAAATCTTTCTTGATAATACTCTTTTATATCCGAATTTGTTTGTAACAGTTTTAATGCTTTAAGTATTAAATCATCGAAATCAAGTGCATTACAAATTTTAAGTTTTTTCTCGTAAAGTGAAAACACCTCACCATAATTTCTTAAAACAAAATTCGCAAAATTTTCCGTCATATATTTTTCAGGTGTATTGCGAAGATTTTTCTCATTGCTTATAACACCCTTAATTGTATTGGCATTGTATTTTTTGGTATCTAAATTCAACTCTTTAATACATGTTTTTATTAAGTTTTTTTGATCATCTGTATCGTAAATTACAAAGTTTCTATCATATCCAAGTCTTTCTATATCTCTTCTTAGTATACGAACACAAATAGAGTGAAATGTTCCTATCCACATTCTATCAACATTATAGTCTATAAGCTGACTTATTCTTTCCTTCATTTCTTTTGCAGCTTTGTTGGTAAATGTTATTGATAATATTTCACCTGGTCGAGCTTTGCCTGTATTGATTAAATTTGATATTCTATGTGTAAGCACGCGAGTTTTACCAGTTCCAGCACCCGCAATTACTAATATTGGTCCTAAATCATGAGAAGCAGCTTCTCTTTGTTTTTCGTTTAAACCTCTTAGTAAATCCATTATTCCTCCCCTAACATTTGTTCTATAAAATATTATATCATAAATTTACATGATAAAAAATATTGAATGTTGTTTAGAAACATGTTTTTGTAAGAAATATAAAGAATTTTGACTTTCTGTAAATCAAGATAAAAAAAGATTTCAATTAAGAAATCTTTTTATTTTTATTCTTTTTCGTAAGCTATCAATATGAAATCTTTTCCTAATTCCATCTTTAGATTATCTTCTTTTTTCTTTAAAGCTAATTTAGCTTTATCATCTAAATTAGCTATTTTAAAGCAATTATTTTTTTTATTTTCGCAACTCATAATAATACCTCCTATTAACCATAAAGTATTATTATTATGCACAATGATTATTTTTTTATTAATAATTTAATATTGTCCCAATAAACCTTTTTTCTTTGCTTTGTTGCAGCAATATTTAAAAACAAACAAACCTATTGAAAAAAACAACACAGAATTAGCTATAAGTATTATGTAATTTTGTATAGAAAATGATAAAAGTGTTGATTCTCCTAAGCTTAATTTATATACCATATTAATTGCAGGTACAAATGGTATAAATATTGATGCTAGCTGAGTTGTATCTATCATTGTTAGACCAATTAAAAAGTACTGAACAAGATTTAATACTGCATTTATCCGCTTAAATATAATAGCTAATCCTCCAAATATAAGTCCTATACCAAACATGCTGAACATTCCAATAAAAAGTATTACTATTATCTGTAAAGCTTTAACATTAATCCACCTTCCTGATGTATACATAGCTAAAAACAATACTACAAAACACATTATAAAATTAATAATTGTTTCACATATTCCCCTAACTATTACAACAGAATGCAATCCTAAATTAGACATGGCTATTTGCTCTAATGTTCCTTTTGACGCATCATTTATTATTGCATATGCAATATTTGCATAAGCCATATACATAACTGTCCATAAAAAATATGCAATTATAAATGTATCTATAGAGCTTCCTATTTTAAGAGGAGAAGAAGATAAAGTATTGCCAAGTATTTTTAAACCAAGAAGCATAGCCATAAATAAAAAGTAAAAAGTTGCTATGTTAGTTAATGTATTAAATTTATACCTTATTAAATCCTGTACTGATTTAACAAATGAAACTTTAAAAAAATAAAACAGCTTTTTCATCAATTATTACCTCCCCTTGTAAGATTTAAGTATACTCTTTCAAAATTTATATAACATTGCTTTATTTCTTTAATTAAAATATTTTGTGATTTTAAAAGCTCTATAATATCATATATTTTTTCTAAATCTAAAATATCAACTTCTATTTTATCTATATTATCTAAATTGTTGTCAATGTAAAAATTATATTGTGTATTTTTAAGAAATTGCATTTTCTCATTTGTTAAGATACCGTTCAAAGATATTTCATATGTCATATTTTTAAACATATCCATTAAATTATTCATAGAATCGTTTGCTATGATTTTTCCGTTGTCTAAGATTATAACATTATCACAGGTCTCCTCAACAAAATTCATATCGTGCGTACTTAATAATACCGTTTTATGTAATTTAGTTGATATTTGTTTAAGGCTGTTCTTAATATCAATACAACTTTCAACATCAAGTCCAAGTGTTGGCTCGTCAAGAATTAATATGTCTGTATCACATACAAGTGTCATTGCTATGGCTACCTTTTGTTGCATTCCTCTTGATAATTTATTTACCAATGTGTTTTTCTTATCACTCAAATTAAAAAAATCCATAAGTTCATCAATTTTAGCATTTATTTTTTTGCCACCCAATCCCCTTAAACCTGCAAAGTATTTTAAATTTTCAACAGGTGTAAGTCTCCAATAAAGATTTCTTGTCCCTTCAAACAAAGCTGCTATCCTATTTATTGATTTTTTATTAGCCTTACCAAATATTTTAATTTGACCACTATCAGGAACAATTAAATTACATATACTTTTTATAGTTGTACTTTTACCAGAACCATTAGGTCCAAGTATGGCTGTAATTTTTCCTTCTTCTACAGAAAAACTGATATCATCAACTGCTTTTGTTTTATTATATTTTTTTATTAAGTTATTAACAGTAATACATTCCATTTTTTACCTCCTTTTTTTATAATATATAATACCATAAACATTTTGTCAAATAATGTCTTATAATGTAAATACTTAAGCCAAATTATAAAAAAGGCAAAAAAAAATTTGCTCATCGCAAATTAATAACTTTCATAATAATATGTTTTTAAAGCTGTGCACCCTTAGGTGGACATAATGCTCCAAGCGCTACTCATGGAGTTAGCTCAAGTTCAGCTACCCCACGTCACACAATGCCTTCCACTTACTGCTGCTTCCTTCCGGACCTGACAGGATTCATGGCGCTTTGTTGCGCAGGACCAAACTCTCAACACTACTTTCATAAGTCAGACCCCAGATTATTATGCCGCGCCAAGGGAATTCAACCTTGCTACAGCGGATTGCAAGTTCAGGGCACCGCTACCTCCCCATCTAGCACAGCTTTATCATATTATCATACATTCATTCAAATGTCAATGTAAACATTAATTTTATAATTAGTATTTTTTCCATTAAGTCATTTATTTTTGCTAATTAATACAAAATTCATCATACCATAAAACAATTTCATTTTTAGCTAATGTTTTCTTTATATCAATTATTCTTTGATTTGTCGAACCTCTGAATTTTAAATTGTTCTTAAAATATTGTTTTTCAAACTTTCCATCAACCAAAACATCACATTGCCTTAAAAGCCCATAAAAATCAGCGCATTCAACTATTTCTTCATACGTATGGCCACTATATAACCATATTGTTTTATTGGTATCTTTCTTTATTTTTTTTGCAAGCTTTGTCAAAGATTTTGCCTGCATCATTGGCTCTCCACCTATAAAAGTTATATTTGTAAAATCATAATTGATTTTTTCATAAGCTTCTTCTATAGTCATAGGTGTTCCTTTTTTCATATCCCACCAATCTTTGTTATGACAATCCTCACAATGAATATCACAACCACTAACATATAATGATGTTCTAAATCCTTCTCCGTCAACTATTGTATTGTCTACTATATTGGCTACATATATTATATTTTCTAACAATTGTGTGTCACCCTATCTCTAAGCTCCGCTTTTTTTGCATCATTCCAACTGTCAACACCACCTACGAGGTATCCTGTTATCCTTTGAATAGTATCAATATTTGTACTACCACACTCAGGACATTCTGTTAAACCTTCTGTTGAATCTTCATAACCACAATCTTTACATCTATTTCTAGTATGGTTTACAGAACCATATCCTATGTTATATTTATCAATCAAATCTACTGTTTGCATTATAACAGCAGGATTGTGTGTAGCATCTCCATCAAGTTCTACATAGAATATATGTCCACCACGCTCCAAGTCATGATAAGGAGCCTCTATCCTAGCCTTATGCTCTATTGAACACTTATACCAAACTGGTATATGTGAACTGTTTGTATAGTATTCCTTATCTGTTACGTCCTTTATTATACCAAATTCTGCTCTATCTTTTTTTACAAATCTTCCACTTAATCCTTCTGCTGGAGTTCCAAGCAAGCTATAATTCAAGTCATAAAATTCTGATTTTTCTTTTATCTTATTGTACATGAATTGAACAATTTGTAAACCTAACTCTTGTGATTCTTCACTTTCGCCGTGATGTTTTCCAGTTAATGCGATTAAAGCCTCTGCAAGACCAATAAATCCAATACCCAAAGTACCATGCTTCAAAATATTTTCAAGTGTATCATTAGGATTTAATTCCTTACTGCCCATCCACATTCCAGACATAAGAAGTGGAAATTGCTTTTTAAATGCAGTACATTGGAATTTATATCTGTCATATAACTGTTCAGAAGTGACATCAATGCACTTTTGAAGATTTTTAAAGAAAGTATTAATTCTTTCCTTTTTACTTTCTATATTCATGCATTCAATAGCTAATTTAACTATATTGATTGATGAAAAAGATAAATTTCCTCTACCTATAGATGTTTTTTTACCGTGCCTATCTTCAAATACTCTTGTTCTACATCCCATTGTTGCAACTTCTTTTTCAAATCTTCTTGGATCATTAGCATCCCACTCATCATTTTGATTAAATGTCGCATCAAGATTTAAAAAGTTAGGGAAAAATCTTTTTGCAGTAACTTTACACGCTAATTTATATAAATCATAATTCTTATCCTCTGACAAATAATTTGCTCCTCTTTTTTTCTTCCATATTTGAATTGGAAAAATAGGAGTCTCGCTATTGCCAACACCTTGATAAGTACTATTTAAAATTTCTCTTATAATACATCTTCCCTCAGCACTTGTATCTGTACCATAATTTATTGAGCTAAATACAACCTGATTTCCACCTCTTGAATGAATTGTATTCATATTGTGAATGAAAGCTTCCATCGCTTGGTGAACTCTTTTTACTGTATTGTTAATAGCTTGCTGCCCATATCGTGGCTTATCTTTTAGTTCACCAAGTGGCTTATCAATATAATCTTCAATATCAATATTATATAAATCTTCAAGACCTATATCTAATAGTTGTTCAATTTTTTTAACTTCTTCAATATAAGTAAGTCTTACATATGGTGCAAGATAAAAATCAAATGCTGGTATAGCCTGCCCACCGTGCATTTCATTTTGAATTTGCTCCATAGATATACATCCAATAATTGAAGCTGTTTCTATTCTTTTAGCAGGTCTGCTTGAACCATGGCCAGCCCTAAATCCATTTTCTAATATATAGTCAAGTGGATGATGTAAACAAGTCAATGATTTAGTAGGATAGTAATCCTTGTCATGTATATGTAGATAATTATTTTTTACATATTGGTATGACTGCTCTGATAATAAACAATCATCAACAAATGGCTTTGAACTTTCACTCGCGAATTTCATCATCATTCCTGCAGGTGTATCTGCATTCATGTTAGCATTTTCTCTTGTAACTTCATTAGGAACAGCATTTACAATATCCATATAAATATCATACTGCTTACGTCCCCTTGCAATATTTCTCTTATTTCTATATATTATGTACTCTCTAGCTACATCTTTTCTTTTACTAGACATAAGCTTATTCTCTACTAAATCTTGTATTTTCTCTACCGTTATAGTGTCTTTTACGCTATCTGCAATATCCTGAGATATTTTTTTAGCTAATTCTATATCCAACCCCTTAACTGTATGATTCATCGCTTTTAATATAGCATCTGTAATTTTAGATTTATTAAATTCTATTAATCTTCCATCTCTTTTAATAACATTCATTAATATTCTCCCTCCTAATTCCCGTAAAAAAGTTGTCCTCCAATTATAAATATTAAGGTCAACTATAAATTCTTATTTTATATAAGAAATTCCGCAAAACCGCATAACACTATATATTGTGTTGCAACAAATTTAATATACCATATATTGTGGACAATGTAAATGCTTTAATGAATAATTTCGATATGATATATGTTTATATATTGTATAACTTTGTTATATTGGTGGTCAAGCAATAATATATTACATTAATTTTAGAATTTTTGTATTGACTTAAATTAAAGCAAAAAAAATCCACAAAGAACATTACTTTGCGGATTTTTATTATTAAAACAAGTTATTATATTGATTTGGCACTAGTGTATTTCTCTTTATTCCTTCAATTTTTTCCAAATATTCTTCTACTTGTTTTATATCATATACTTTTTTATCAACTCTATTTAATTTTTTAAATAATTTTTTCAACTAAATTCCTCCCTTTATGTCATGTTTGTAAATTGACTTCATAAATTCTTACCTCATGAAGCCTATAACATATTTTTACTAATTCCTGTTTTCTTTCTATCGGAGCTTCAAAATTAAAGTCTCTTATTCCATATATGCATCCTATGGCATTTGTGTTAACATATTTTTTAATTATTTCATTATCTGGCATTCCTTTAATAAATGCATTTAAGTATGCTTCTTTAAATATCATTTTAATATCTCCAATCTACAATTTTATAAATTGTTTTTTTCAATGTATTATTTAAAGCTATTTTATCATTTTCTTCAAACCTTATTTTTTTATAAAAACATCCCAATTGATGATTCGGTTTCTTTTAAAAACTTGTATCCTAACTTGTTATATACAGATAAAGCTCTTTTGTTTGAACTCCACACTTCTAGTCTTGATTCGTTAACGTGTAGTTCCTTTAGCTTAGCAAACGTTAACTTCAATAAATTTTCACCGATGCCTTTTTTGCGAACAGCTTTTGAGACAAACAAATCATCAATCCAACCATACTTTATATTTTCCTCACCATTTTTTACTATAACAACAACATTTCCTACAATTTTACCTTTATGCTTAGCAGCTATGCTAACCCATTCAGTTTTATCTTTAATTTCCTTTAAGCCATCAATCGAATAACCACCATTGAACACCTTATTTTGCTCTTCAACTAATTGTTGCATATCAGTTTTATCTTCAAAATCAAGATTTACAAATTCAATATCATCAATTATTGAAATATTAAATTTTTCTTCATTTATTTCTTTTCTTATGATATACATACCTTCATCGTGCTTAAAGCCTTCTTTAGATGAGTAATATTCAATATTTTCTTTATTATCTGAAAAACAACAATGATAAAATTTAACGTCTAAATCTTCATTTTCTCTTTTTATATTTCTTGCGCGTTTTAGCAACTCGTCAAACATTAAATCCTTAATTACTTTTTTGTCCTTAATGTCTTTAACATCTATATCGATATAAATATTCAATCTTTGCTTATCATGTATATCAGATTCCATAAAAGGTGATATAATAGCCTCTCCAACTAGGGCATTATTTTCGTCATATGCTTCTATAAAATTTTTTCTTTCACTATTTTTAATTGTATACATAGTAAATTGCTCCTTAATTATTAATATATTTTTATTGCCTTAAACACCATAATTCTTGGATATTCTGTTTCTAATAATTCTTCTTCATTATTTATTACCTCATAATTTATTTTTAACTGGTGAAACTTTTCTACTAACATTCCGCAATCAGAAAGTTTATTTATGTAATCACCAATTGTTCTTCTATATGTTATAAATTCAAAACTATCATTATCTTCCCACTTCCAAATTACCTCACCTGTATAAAAATATGATTGCTGTTCCTTTTCTTCATTCCACAAGTATTTTGATGCAACACTAAAAAAAGTAGCATCGTCTAAACTAAATACTAATATTTCCTTATATTCTATATTATTCCACTAACATTTAAAAATTGCAACATTAAATGTCCGCATATGCATCCTATGGCATTTATGTTAACATATTTTTTAATTATTTCATTATCTGGCATTCCTTTAATAAATGCATTTAAGTATGCTTCTTTAAATATGAAACCTTGTTTTTTATACCATCTATTTGATGGTACATCATACTGAGTCCAAACTTCTATTCGCTTTATCCCTTTTTTTGAAAGTATAATTTTTGCCTTATCATACTTTTCTTTTTCTTTTTTTATATCATCAAAGTATGATGAATCTAAGAATGAAATTAGTCTACATCTAACCCATTGTATTTCGTATGTATTATATGGTTTATCTATTATATAACAAATTCTCTATTTAAAAATTCTTCTACATTGCCTTTTTATCTTCTTTATTATTTATTATAACTTAATACCATCAACTTTACCTTCTAATAGCCAATAGAATGGAAAAGAAAAATGTATACTGTTAAATACTAGCCTATCCTCTTTGTTTAAAATTACTGCAGTCATTCTTATCGGACAAGTATAATTATATCCCGATGAACATTCCTTAAGTACATATGCTATACTTCTTTGAATAGAAAACAATTTTTCTTTTGATGCTAAATTAGACTCAAATAGATTTCCTAATTCCTCCATACAACACTCAACAAGCTCCTCTTCAGTAAATTTCTGTTTTAAAATACCATTTGCCATTATCCAAGTTATTTTTCCCGATTTAGAAACTACAGTTTGTTCCATATTTATTGCAATATTATTTATATTACTTTCGTTAAAAAACTCTCTAATCATATCAGTACCATTATAAAATTGGTTATCTGGCCCTATAACATATGGCAAACTCTCTATTCCAAAATACTTACCCACTAAATCGTTTGAAATCTGTTTTTTACACATACATTCATTCTCAAAATCATTTAAAAACTTCTCCATATCTTTAGAAATAACATTCTCTCTACTAATACTAGCTTTTTGTTCATTGTATCTTTCTATACATTCATTTGAATTTTCAAATCGTTCGTCAGGAAAATTTGCCTTAGACATAGAAAAGTGAAGGTGTTTAATTTTCCAATTGTCTTCATACTTTACTAAAACTCCACTCAAACACAATGGCCATAAATATTCTCTCTTACTTTCATCACGTTTGTGGTAGGTTAATGCTAAAACCCAATTAATAAAGGTTAATTTTTGCTTACATGTAAGTTCTTGATTATTAAAGCTATTTTTTATAAACTCCAAATATCTGTTATCTCTTTCTTCTGAGTCTTCAAATACATGCTTAACATAACCACTAGTCGAAAACCATGCTACCTCCCCTTCAGTTGATATACGCATATTTTCACAATCTATATTTAAATCACCCCAGTATTTCCAATCACCTTCAATCAACTCCCTTACATCATATTTACCTAAAAATATTTCTCCTATAGCAGTACCTAGTACCGATATATCATCCATATCTAAAAAAAGTTCTTCAATAAAAGAATCTACATTTTCTAAATTTCTCTCTTTATATCCCTGTTGAAATTTTATTAATACATTTTTAATATCATCATACTTCCCTAATTTCATACAACAATTTCCCCTTTATTTTAAATCTACCTCTATTGTTCAATTAAGTTTTGTATTGCAAATTTATTTATTATTGTTCCTCACCTATATTTTGTATACTCTATATCTAAAGATTTATAACAAACTATAGATATAGAAACAGTAAATATTTTTATATATGTTAATAATGTCCTGTTATTGGTGTATTCTTAGTTTTGTGTTTGCGATTAAGATCATACTTTTGCCAATATACTCTTTTCTCATTATATCTACTTCTGCCTTCTTTTTGGTCAGCGGGATATCCTACATAAACTATGGCTAACGGAATAACATAATCAGGTATATCTAGTACTTTTTTACTCTGTTTTACATTACTCTCTAGTGGATAAACTCCAATCCATACGGGACCAAGCCCAATGGCTGAGCATTTGCCACTGTTGGTGCTGAAAATGCGGCATGTAACAATATATCAATTTGTTCTTCACCCACAGCTTCATCTGTAAATTGTCTTATACTTCTTCGATTATAAATTGCATCTAACGTATTCAAATAAACACTTCCTTAATCATCTATATCAAACATTGATGGGAATGTAATTACTCCTAAGTTGTTATCACTTGTCTTTGCTTCTTGTATATATTGTTCTAATAATTTGTTCTCATTATCTATTACTTTCATCATTAAATAATCACTTGTTCTAATTTTTTCTTCTACACAAATATTTTCATTATTATCAAAAATCATTAAAGTATTTTTTAAAGGTAGTGATAAAATAACTTCTCCATTTGTACGTTTAAACTTATTCTTCATTATATATGAAATTATTTTTTCAGCATTGTTATCTTCTGCTAAAATTTCTTTTACTTCTAATGGGTATGTATTTCTATATCTAATATAACCAAGTAGCTTTTTTCCTTCGTATATCATTGATGAACGATAAATCGGTGAATAATTAAACCACTGGCTAATAGTATCTCCCAGGTATGTAGCTAATCGGTCATCCTTATGAACACTTTCCCAATGTTTTTTTATCCAATCTAAATCGGTACTTTTGACAGGCTTTTCTAATATTTCATCTGTATCAATTTTTTCTACATTTAAAGTAATTTTTGTTCCTGATAATGCAAACATTTTGTTTTCATATCCAAATTTAGGATAATAGTCTTTATGTCCGCATACAAGTGCTATTGATACACCTTTTTTTTGAAGTATTTTGTGTGCCTCATTTAAAAGCATGCTTCCTATACCTTCTTTTTGTAAATTAGTCTCTACGCATAGTGGTGCTAAATATGCACCTAGTATTTTTTGTTTCATAATAACCATTGGAAATATTGAAAACAAAGCATGCCCTACTATTTGTCCATCTAATTCAGCCACAATTGACAAGTCTTTATCATAATATTGACTATGTCTAAGCAAAGATACCGTAAGTGGCTCAGATTTATAGTCATTAGGATGCCAATCACAAAAAGAATTGTAATTTAGATTTGCTATTTTATTATAATCCTCAGGTTTTTCACTTCTTATATTTATATTCATTTTTATCACTCCTTTAAATTTCTCTATGTCAAGGTATTGTGCCACTTGAAAAAGAATAATTCCAAAAAAACTATCTAATATACTTCTCAAGTATTAATAATGCCTTTTCGTAATTGTTATTTTCATACCCTCCAA contains these protein-coding regions:
- a CDS encoding nuclear transport factor 2 family protein, whose product is MKLGKYDDIKNVLIKFQQGYKERNLENVDSFIEELFLDMDDISVLGTAIGEIFLGKYDVRELIEGDWKYWGDLNIDCENMRISTEGEVAWFSTSGYVKHVFEDSEERDNRYLEFIKNSFNNQELTCKQKLTFINWVLALTYHKRDESKREYLWPLCLSGVLVKYEDNWKIKHLHFSMSKANFPDERFENSNECIERYNEQKASISRENVISKDMEKFLNDFENECMCKKQISNDLVGKYFGIESLPYVIGPDNQFYNGTDMIREFFNESNINNIAINMEQTVVSKSGKITWIMANGILKQKFTEEELVECCMEELGNLFESNLASKEKLFSIQRSIAYVLKECSSGYNYTCPIRMTAVILNKEDRLVFNSIHFSFPFYWLLEGKVDGIKL
- a CDS encoding nitroreductase family protein, producing MNTLDAIYNRRSIRQFTDEAVGEEQIDILLHAAFSAPTVANAQPLGLVPYGLEFIH
- a CDS encoding GNAT family N-acetyltransferase, with protein sequence MNINIRSEKPEDYNKIANLNYNSFCDWHPNDYKSEPLTVSLLRHSQYYDKDLSIVAELDGQIVGHALFSIFPMVIMKQKILGAYLAPLCVETNLQKEGIGSMLLNEAHKILQKKGVSIALVCGHKDYYPKFGYENKMFALSGTKITLNVEKIDTDEILEKPVKSTDLDWIKKHWESVHKDDRLATYLGDTISQWFNYSPIYRSSMIYEGKKLLGYIRYRNTYPLEVKEILAEDNNAEKIISYIMKNKFKRTNGEVILSLPLKNTLMIFDNNENICVEEKIRTSDYLMMKVIDNENKLLEQYIQEAKTSDNNLGVITFPSMFDIDD